In Rattus rattus isolate New Zealand chromosome 3, Rrattus_CSIRO_v1, whole genome shotgun sequence, one genomic interval encodes:
- the LOC116896230 gene encoding 60S ribosomal protein L10-like: MRGAFGKPQGAVARVHIGQVIMSIRTKLQNKEHVIEALCRAKFKFPGRQKIHISKKWDFTKFNADELEDMVAEKRLLPDDCGGKHIPNRGPLDKWRALHS, from the coding sequence ATGCGTGGTGCCTTTGGGAAGCCCCAGGGTGCAGTAGCCAGGGTTCACATTGGCCAAGTCATCATGTCTATCCGAACCAAGTTGCAGAATAAGGAACATGTGATTGAGGCTCTGTGCAGGGCCAAGTTCAAGTTCCCTGGCCGCCAGAAGATCCACATCTCAAAGAAGTGGGACTTCACCAAGTTTAATGCAGATGAACTTGAAGACATGGTTGCCGAGAAGCGGCTCCTTCCTGATGACTGTGGTGGCAAACATATCCCCAATCGTGGTCCTCTGGACAAATGGAGAGCCCTGCATTCCTGA